A single region of the Silene latifolia isolate original U9 population chromosome 8, ASM4854445v1, whole genome shotgun sequence genome encodes:
- the LOC141597182 gene encoding AP2-like ethylene-responsive transcription factor At1g16060 isoform X2: protein MAKASHKRKNVDYQNKVEIVRNSNSNSNNNDDCVKVSTSKGKRTRRSLPRDSPSQRSSIFRGVTRHRWTGRFEAHLWDKDCWTDAQKKKGRQGAYNDEATAARAYDLAALKYWGKETILNFPPSNYEKDLEEMETLSREEYIGSLRRKSSGFSRGVSKYRGVARHHHNGRWEARIGRVLGNKYMYLGTYATQEEAATAYDMAAIEYRGLNAVTNFDLSRYIDLVKPIDNSCDDQPSPTPTKSTDEISASSSTTCGSTITLSEHTFEQIYDQIEEDDINIDVDMLLGEPSSVDCSSTLLGFDECDLLQFDPIDRDLCWYVEGQASSTSNETGIDEDLLFSDLGSFLCDFDELEDHFGEHKK from the exons atgGCAAAAGCTTCACATAAGAGGAAGAATGTCGATTACCAAAATAAAGTTGAAATCGTTagaaatagtaatagtaatagtaataacaatGACGATTGTGTCAAAGTTTCTACTAGTAAAGGTAAGCGAACAAGACGCAGTTTGCCTAGAGACTCCCCTTCTCAACGTAGCTCCATATTCCGCGGCGTCACAAG ACATAGGTGGACTGGAAGATTTGAAGCACATTTATGGGACAAAGATTGCTGGACTGATGCACAAAAGAAAAAAGGACGACAAG GTGCTTATAATGATGAAGCAACAGCGGCGCGGGCATACGACTTGGCAGCATTGAAGTATTGGGGCAAggaaaccattctcaattttcCC CCATCAAATTATGAAAAAGATTTGGAAGAAATGGAGACACTCTCAAGGGAAGAATATATTGGATCCCTAAGAAG aaaaagCAGTGGATTTTCAAGAGGCGTTTCTAAATATAGAGGAGTCGCTAG ACATCATCATAACGGAAGATGGGAAGCTAGAATTGGTAGAGTACTTGGCAACAAATATATGTACCTTGGGACTTACG CTACACAAGAAGAAGCCGCAACTGCCTATGATATGGCTGCAATTGAGTATAGAGGGCTCAATGCCGTGACCAACTTTGACCTTAGCCGCTACATTGACTTGGTCAAACCAATTGATAACTCATGCGATGACCAACCTAGTCCTACTCCAACTAAGTCAACTGATGAAATTAGTGCTTCTAGTAGTACTACTTGTGGTAGCACTATTACATTAAGTGAGCATACTTTCGAGCAAATTTATGATCAAATTGAAGAGGATGATATTAACATTGATGTAGATATGTTATTGGGTGAGCCATCTTCGGTCGATTGTTCATCGACTTTGCTAGGGTTCGATGAATGTGACTTGTTGCAATTTGATCCAATCGACCGTGATTTGTGTTGGTATGTGGAAGGTCAAGCTTCCTCGACTAGTAATGAGACGGGAATCGATGAAGATTTGCTCTTTAGTGATCTTGGTtcatttttatgtgattttgatGAATTAGAAGACCATTTTGGAGAGCATAAAAAGTGA
- the LOC141597182 gene encoding AP2-like ethylene-responsive transcription factor At1g16060 isoform X1, translated as MAKASHKRKNVDYQNKVEIVRNSNSNSNNNDDCVKVSTSKGKRTRRSLPRDSPSQRSSIFRGVTRHRWTGRFEAHLWDKDCWTDAQKKKGRQVYLGAYNDEATAARAYDLAALKYWGKETILNFPPSNYEKDLEEMETLSREEYIGSLRRKSSGFSRGVSKYRGVARHHHNGRWEARIGRVLGNKYMYLGTYATQEEAATAYDMAAIEYRGLNAVTNFDLSRYIDLVKPIDNSCDDQPSPTPTKSTDEISASSSTTCGSTITLSEHTFEQIYDQIEEDDINIDVDMLLGEPSSVDCSSTLLGFDECDLLQFDPIDRDLCWYVEGQASSTSNETGIDEDLLFSDLGSFLCDFDELEDHFGEHKK; from the exons atgGCAAAAGCTTCACATAAGAGGAAGAATGTCGATTACCAAAATAAAGTTGAAATCGTTagaaatagtaatagtaatagtaataacaatGACGATTGTGTCAAAGTTTCTACTAGTAAAGGTAAGCGAACAAGACGCAGTTTGCCTAGAGACTCCCCTTCTCAACGTAGCTCCATATTCCGCGGCGTCACAAG ACATAGGTGGACTGGAAGATTTGAAGCACATTTATGGGACAAAGATTGCTGGACTGATGCACAAAAGAAAAAAGGACGACAAG TGTATCTTG GTGCTTATAATGATGAAGCAACAGCGGCGCGGGCATACGACTTGGCAGCATTGAAGTATTGGGGCAAggaaaccattctcaattttcCC CCATCAAATTATGAAAAAGATTTGGAAGAAATGGAGACACTCTCAAGGGAAGAATATATTGGATCCCTAAGAAG aaaaagCAGTGGATTTTCAAGAGGCGTTTCTAAATATAGAGGAGTCGCTAG ACATCATCATAACGGAAGATGGGAAGCTAGAATTGGTAGAGTACTTGGCAACAAATATATGTACCTTGGGACTTACG CTACACAAGAAGAAGCCGCAACTGCCTATGATATGGCTGCAATTGAGTATAGAGGGCTCAATGCCGTGACCAACTTTGACCTTAGCCGCTACATTGACTTGGTCAAACCAATTGATAACTCATGCGATGACCAACCTAGTCCTACTCCAACTAAGTCAACTGATGAAATTAGTGCTTCTAGTAGTACTACTTGTGGTAGCACTATTACATTAAGTGAGCATACTTTCGAGCAAATTTATGATCAAATTGAAGAGGATGATATTAACATTGATGTAGATATGTTATTGGGTGAGCCATCTTCGGTCGATTGTTCATCGACTTTGCTAGGGTTCGATGAATGTGACTTGTTGCAATTTGATCCAATCGACCGTGATTTGTGTTGGTATGTGGAAGGTCAAGCTTCCTCGACTAGTAATGAGACGGGAATCGATGAAGATTTGCTCTTTAGTGATCTTGGTtcatttttatgtgattttgatGAATTAGAAGACCATTTTGGAGAGCATAAAAAGTGA